The DNA region GAAGTATGAACTTGGACATTACCTCGCTTGTTTCCTTGCCCATAAGAAATCTCATTGGAGCTATGGTCAGAGGGTAGAGCATCCACTTGGACTTATCCATCATTTCAATGAGATCGAAAGCAAATGTCCGAACGTTTTGCCGCCCGGATATACAAAGCACCTCCAAATCCGTGGGGGGAATTCCCATAGGCGCCGCCGCGGCCGCATCCAACACCTTATTCAATATTTCATCTGGAATCTCCTTGTCTGCAAAATCGCGCACACTCCTACGGGAAAGCATTAGGTTTTGGAGTTCCTCCCAGCTTGCCCGATCTTCTTTTTCTGGGAGATGAATCATGTCTCCGGGGGACAGGTCCCTGCCCGTAACTTCAATACATCTGTTCGGGCATACTGCCATGCACTGGCCACAACCGAAACATCCGCCCAGGGCCGTGTCGGCAGCTACCAGAACCCGCTTCTCATTTATCGTGAGTACCCCTCCCTTGCAGACACCAGCGCAAAGCCCGCAATCGGAGCATTCCTTGCGGTCGATCAACACAACGGCCGATTCCTCGGTCCGAGCGGTCTTAATGCCCATTTGTCTTTTCCTTTAAGCCGGTTGGCCAAAGATGGTCCAAATTCCAAGAATAAAATTTACAATAACCATTGCAGGAAATCAAAGTTGATTTCGTTTTCTTCCCCCCCATTCGGACCCGAAGTTCGAAAATTTGAAATCTCCTTTCTCTCTCCCTGGTACCGGACGCGGACATACCTCAACCGCCCGAAACGGAGATTTTACTCAACTCATTGTTTTCAAACGATATCGGCTATCGGACGCGAATCGGACGAGGTCCGAAAGATGTGGAGAATAAGGGCGGAACGGAGAATAAAAGGCCCCGGAAAGGGGGAGAAAAGTCCGGGGGGAGAATGGCCGGCGGGGATGTGGAAGCGGCCAATACCCTTTGATTACACAAGAAAAACGAAACCCGTCTTCCGGAGGATTCTCGTCCGAAAGACGGGTTTTTGTTTTCGATTTGGTGGAGGCGGCGGGAATCGAACCCGCGTCCGAAAATAATCCACGGTGGCGTCTACATACATATCCCGGTTGTCGTTGTTCGCCTTCGCGGAGTCATCCAGGCTAAACTCCTTGAAGGCTATCCTGTCTTGATTTCACTTTTCCGTCAACAGGCCCCCGGAAAAGCTATCCCACTGTCCGCGTTCATTCCAGGCCCGTGGGCGAAGCCCGAAAGAACGTTGGCCTTAAGCGGCCAAGGCGTAGTTATAATCGTCTGCGATTATATTTATTTCCACCCTTTTAACGAGTTGACGGAAAGCTCGGTATGCAGCCAACGCTTCATGATCCCCGTCGAAACCAGTTCGCCCCCAGGGATGAAGCCAAACGCCGTACCATTAAGCTAAGTCATTTACGGGCATCTGTCAAGCCGGGTTTAAAAACTAAAGGGAAACAACCGGAAACCTGTTGGCGGGCTGTTCGGGGCAGTGGGCGAAAAAAGGGCCTGGACTCAAACCTTAAAAGCGGTTCGTCCCAGGCCCTTTTGTATTCATGACGCAAGTGTTTTGGGCCTACACCTTTTCTATGGTGAGAGCCGCCGCGTTGCCGAAGGCTCCGCACAGGGAGGCCAGGCCGTATTTGCCTTCCGGCTTCTCGGTCTTCATGACGTTTAAAAGGGTGGTGATGATGCGCGCGCCGCTCTCTCCCAGGGGATGCCCAAGGGCCAGCGCGCCGCCCCACATGTTCACCTTCTCGAAGGGCGCGTTGTCGTTGTCGAGGCCAAGCTCCCTTATGCAGGCAAGGGACTGGCTGGCGAAGGCCTCGTTAAGCTCCACTGCCGCGATGTCCTTGGCCGTGAGGCCGGTTTTTGCGAAGAGCTTCTTCACGGCAGGGACCGGGCCCATGCCCATGAGGGTGGGGTCGCAGCCAGCCAGCACTCCGTAGTGGTACTTGTAGGAGTAGGAAAGGCCCATTGCGTCGGCCTTCTTGCGGCTCATGAGAAGAAGGGCGGTGGCTCCCTGGGTGAGGGGCGAGGACGTGGCGGCGGTGACGTTTCCGCCCGGCTTGAAGGGGCTTTGCATGGTGGCCAGCTTGGCCGGGTCCATCTTCTCGCGCACCCACTGGTCGCGGTCCACCAGGAAGGGCTGGCCGTTGTCGTCCAGGCCCATTATGGGCACGATCTCGTTTTTGAACTTACCGGCCTGGGTGGCGGTCCAGGCCTTCTGGTGGCTCCACACGGACATGTTGTCCATGTCGGCGCGGGCGATCTTGTATTCTTCCGCCACTTTTTCGGCGGTGGAGCCCATCATGAGGTCAAGGCCGTTGTAGCGCTTGCCCAGGCGGTGGGGAAAGTCGTAGTTAGCGCCCATGGGCACCTTTTCCATATCTTCCACGCCTGCGGCCAGCATGATTTCGGCCTCGCCCGTTTTAATGGCCCTGGCCGCGTGCATTATGGCGCTCATGCCGCTTGGGCACTGGTTGGTCATGGTGTTGGAGGGAACCGAGTCCGGGTAACCGCCCGCAAGCCAGCTTAAGCGTCCGATGTCCGTCTGAGCGCCTGATATATTTGCGCAGCCCACAAGTACTGCGTCCACGTCTTCGGGCTTCACCTTGGCGTTTCTGGCAAAAATGGCGTCGTAGCAGGCAGTGAGAAGATCATCCGGCCGAAGGCCCCTAAACCAGCCTTTTTCCGCGTGGGCGCGGCCATTGGGGGTGCGGACTGCATCGATGAATACGCATTCTTCCATGACTTGAAACTCCTTTTGATTGTTATGTTTGTTCTGCAAACTGCCTCGCAGCCTCTTCCCGCAGGGCCTTCTTGTTGATCTTGTGAACGTCGGTCTGGGGGATGGAATCGACGATTTTCACCACCTTGGGGACCGCGTACTTGGCGACCCTTTCCGAGAGGTACTTTTTGATGTCGTCTTCGGTGACCGGGCTCGGAAACCCGTCCTTCAGCTTCACGAAAACCGCCACGCGCTCGGAGCCTTCCCGTGCGGGGTCGGGAATGCCGATGGTGGCCGCAAGTTCCACCGCAGGGTTCTCGTAGAGGATGTCGTCTATTTCGCGGGAATAGACCTTGTAGCCGGACACGATGATCATGTCCTTGGTGCGGTCAACGACGGTGAAGTAGCCGTCCTTGTCCACGGTAACCACGTCGCTGGTGTGGACGAAACCTTCGCCGTCCTTGCCGGTTCCTGGGGTGGGCCAGTAGCCCGTCATGGCCTGGGGGCCCCTAAGGAGAAGCTCCCCGCGCTTTCCCGAAAGAACCTCGTCCCAGGAAAGAGGCATCATGGTGTTGACGTCCAGTATCCGAATTTCGGTGTCCGGGTAGGGGATGCCTATGGTGCCGCGCTTTTCGGTCTTGGAGCCGCCCTCCTTTTTTCCGGTGAAGGCCACCAGGAACGACATGGCTTTTGAAAGAACCGTGCCCACCACGCGGGGGCCGGCAAGGCGCAGAAGCCGGTTCAGGAGCCAGGCGTTTCCGGGTATGGTGAGGAGGAAGGTGAGAACCTTGGCCACCGGACGCCCGCCCATCACGCGCAGCAGAAAGGACGTGTTGAGATGGGTGACCGGCCCCATTTCAGAAAGCCCGTAGCCCTCCATGATGCCTCCGCCCGAGGACTTCTCGAAATCCTTCTGGGCCGTGGGGGGCAGCGGCGCGGAGCCCGACATGCCGATGATTCCGGTGTTCTTCATCTTGTCGCCGGCGATTTTCATGAACTGGGTGGGTACGCCGATCTGGATCACGGGCTTTAAGGTGCGTATTATTTCCACCATCCGGTCGGTGTCGCGGGAATCGGGAACCAGAATCTGGTTCATGCCCATGAGTGTCATGGTGTGCATGACCACGTGGCCGTAGGAGTGGAAGAAGGGGACGCCCAGGATAACCGAGGCGGCACCGGCCAGGAGCTTGCCGCCGCCGCCCATGAAGCGGAAGTTCTGGAGCGAGTTGGCCACGGTTCCCCTGTGGGTCAGCATACAGCCCTTGGGAAGGCCAGTGGTGCCGCCGGTGAAAAGAAGGGTTTCCAGATCATTGGCCGCGTCGAATTTGATGTCTGGCGGCTCTGGTGGGGTCTTTGCGATAAGCTCCGACATCCACAGGGCGTCGGAAATTTTGGAGGTCGGCGGAGGGGAGTTCAACGAATAATCGTCGAGCCTCGCCACTATTATATGCTCAACTCCCGCCGCCCTTGCGGACTCGCGGGCGGTCTGGAGGTTTTCATCAAGGCAGATGACGGCCTTGGGGCCGCCGGTCTTGAACTTGTGCACAAGGGCCGCCACCGGCTCCAGGGGGCTTGCCGGAATGTGGACAAGCCCTGCGCGGCTGATGGAGTAGTCGGATATGACGAAGGAGACGCTGGTGGGAAGGAGCGTCGCCACCCGGTCGCCCTTGACCAGGCCCAGCCGTGCAAGCGCTGTTGCGAAGCGGTCAACGTGGTCCTTGATCCCGGCGTAGGATATGAAGCGTTCGCCCTGGATGAAACCAGTCTTGGGATATTTGACCGCAGCCTCGTAAAGAAGTTCGTGAACCGGTATTTCGGGATAAGGTTCAAGGGTTTTGGGAATTCCGAATACCTCGTATTCCTTGTGCCACGGAAGCGCTTTAATCACGGATGAAATCCTTTCAGGCCATAACAGGCTGTCGAAAAACGCGATCTGCTGTGTTGTGCATCGCCTCGCGGCTCGGTCACGTACAAAAGCGTACGCTCCCTCGCCACTCGCTCGCACGCCTTGCAGCTCATAGTTTTTCATCAGCCTGTTCGTGTCGAGTTTCTCAACAGGCTTATAAGTGAAAAAAATAAGAAAGCCCCGGCGGCTTACGGTGAAAGGATTTCCGCCGCGCCCTCCGCCCCCCATGCAGCAGTCGCGGCCAGCAGTTTTAAAGGCTCGCCGCACAAGTTTAAAAACATTTGCCTTTTTCGTATCTTATCGGGACCGGCAGGTCAATGCCCGCCGACTCTTCCGAAACACCGGCCCGGCGGACGGCCCTTTATCCACCGTGGGCCGCCCGCCGGACTGCGCCGTCATATCAGGCGCATTGCAGCGTCTTATTCACCCCCTCAAATCGAGCCCCGTACAAGCGAGCTGAAAGCGATGAACTGCAAGGCGTGCGGGACGACGTCCACCCAGTCTCATCTTTTGCTTTTCCCACTCCCGCCCTGATCGAGTCTCGGACAGGCGAGCTGAAAGCGATGAGCTGCTAAGGTTGGCGAGGAGGGCGGGAAGGACGCGTACTAAAAGTACGCGACGCGCCGCCCGACGATGCCTGACACAGCAGATCGCGCTTTCAGTTCGCCTGTTAGGTAAACAAAGGCTGGGTGCTCATGGCAAAGGCCATGTCGCCTTCGATCTTCATGAGCCCGGACATGAACAGGTTTACCGGGTTCTGTTCCTTGCGGATAAGGGCCGCCGAGTCGGTGGTCTTCATCCTGAAGGTGCATTTCGGGGCTTCGCCGCCGTTGAAGGTGGCGTTGATGGTGAAGATGGAGCCGTCGTCATTGGTAAGAACGGCGATCATGCTGCCTTTCAGGCGGTTCAGCACCTCGTACTTCTGCTTGGAAAGGTCGTTCTGGATGCCAAGGAGCATGTCCAGGTTCTGGGTTGCGATCATGCGGTTAAGGTCGTCCTCGCTCACCTTGATGAGGACCATGGGGTTGTCTATGGCGGCCTCGGACACGTTGAAGTCCGCGCCGTCTTTCACGTCGTAAGAAACGATCTTGCCGGAAATGTCCAGAACCAGGGTGAAGCGGGTGCCGACCAGTTCGGCTGCGCGGCCCGACGCTGCGATGACTTCCTTGGCCATCTTGGGGGCGAAATCGGTGAGAAGCGCATGGATGGATATGTCGGTGGGAACGTTCATCGAAAAGCCTCCTTGTTGAGTTTTGGTGCATGATTGAAAGGTGGTTTTTTGGACGCCGCCCCCGTGGAACCTGTCAGTCGGTTCCCAGCATCCCCTTTTTAAGGTCTTCGTTCACCGGCCTGTCGCCAAGCCAGATGCCGAAAACCGCGCGCTTGAATGTAAGGCCCGGAGATTCGCCCGCGTACCTGCCGTTTATGGTGCAGACGATTCCGCGACCGGGATGATAGATCAAGTCCACTATGTCGTTTCTGTTCAGGGTCTTTGGCAGAAGGCTCAACAGGTGCGCTATGTTGTCCTTTATAGGGGCGGTGTTGCCCTTGGTGGAACTCTCGAAGCCCTTGCCGAGCATTTCCGCCATGTCCTTGCCGTCAACCTTCTTGTAGACAAAGTGCATTCTTACGCCCATCACCTCGTCGCTCGAAACGATGCGGTTCCAGTCGGAATCCCGTTTCTGGAGGTAAAGGGCGCACACGTAAATCTTGAAGCCGAACTTCTTCCGAAAGCCCGCGCCGTTCAAAACAAGCTGTTTAGAGCCCGCCGACAGAGAGTCGGGAAGTGTCACCGGGCCGAACACCCTTGCGGGCGCGCTTTTGGCCAGAAAGGAAAAAACGAGAAAAACTGCGAGCAAGGCCATAAATTTTTGACGCGTCATTGTGAATCACCCTTCTATCTAATTATGGTTGCTTGATGCTTGACAGCCGAAAATTGATATGACATTATCTAGACTGACATGTCAGTTTATATATTTTCGGCGCCGGCCCTTGTCAACAAAAAAATTCCGCCCTTGCACGAAATCCGGTTAGGGATTAATGCTTACGGCGGTTCTTCTGATACACGAAACCGAGGGAAAGATCAAAACACAATGAAACCCGAAGACAGAAAGGCCGTCATCCTGGAGTGCGCCAAGCGCCTGTTTTCCAAAAACGGCTATTTCGCCACCCAGATTTCGGACATCATCGAAGAAGCCGGTATAGCCAGGGGTACGGTTTACCAGTATTTCAAGAACAAGGACGACATTTTCATCACCCTTTTGGAGGACTACTACGCCAAGTGGGAAAAGGTGATGGAGGAGATCGACGGCGATCTGGACCTTGTGAATATAACCGCCCGGCAGTACCTGGAGTATCGGATCAGGAAGAATCTGAAATTTTTTGCGGACGACCGGGACCTTTGCAACATACTGCTTCGCATGGGCCTGGGCCTTCCGGGGCACCTGGAGGGGGTGGTGCGCCGGTTCGAGACGAGGATTTTGAACGTCACCATAAAGGATTTCGAGCTTGGCCAGCGAAACGGCCACGTGAAGCCGGGGCTTGATCTGGAGCTTGCCGCCAACCTGTTTTCAGGGGCGCTTTTACGGGCTGCATATTATTACTTCGGGCGCACCAGGAAAAACGCCGCCATAGTCGATGTTGAAAATGCCACCCGTCAGATAGCGGAAATAATCGCGCCGGGAATTTTCGTGCCCGATGAGTTTCTTCCGGCCTCCCCCTTCGGACCCGCCCAGGTCGCGCCGGGCGAACCGGCCGCATCAGGCGAAAAGGGTAAAGCTTAATTCCAGCGGGCACCGGGTTCCGGGCGAGCTCATTTGGGCCTTTATAACAGGCAGCCAGAACGAAAGGCTCTCCTTTTTCTGATCCGAAAAAAGCGCCGGGGCCTGGAAATCGCCGTCCAGGCCGATTATCACGCCGCCCCCCTCCCTGCGGACCGAAAGATTCAGGGCCACATCCTTCCTCGCGGTTTCCATCACGCTTTCAAGGCTTAGAAAAAGCACCAGCAGAAGCCCGAAGGGGTCGGTGGCGCAGGCGATGGGCTCCTGAACCGGCGATAGGCCGAGCCGGAAGCCCCGCCTTTCCACGAACCTGAAGGAAAGCGCGCAGAAGAAGTCGAGCTCCTCCCAGAGGTTCACTTCCTTCAGGGGCTCATCCGCGCTGTGGGCGAACCTGTTGAGCCTCTTGGCGATGACGTCGGCCCGCTGAATCTGCTCTGCCATTTTGGAGGAGAGCCTCGTAAGTTGGGCCGGGTCGAGAACCCTGCCTTTCTGGGCCGCCAGCCCCAGGTCCCCGAAAAGGCCCGCGATCTCTGAAATCACGGCCAGAACGTTTTTCATCTCGTGGGAGATGGAGGCCGCCATGCGGCTGAAATATACCAGCCCTTCGCGGGCCGGGTCGCTGCCTTCCGGGTTTCGGTTCATTTGGGCCGCCGATTTTTTTTGGATTGGGTGAATGGAGCGAAGGCCTGAAACATCGACCAGTCATGGGGTTTTCAAACGTTCTTCCCCGCCTCGATGGCCGCCATCTTCATTTTTTCCACAAGCACGTCTATTTTTACGGGCTTCATGAGGTAAAACGAGGCTCCGGCGGCCCGGCCCGCGTCCCGGTCCTCCTCCGAACCGTGCCCGGTGAGAAAGACGAAACCGGGGCCGGGGGATGTCTCCTTTATTTTCTGCATCACCGAAAGGCCGGAGACGCCGGGCATTTTCATGTCCAGGACGATTACGTCGTAGGCGACTGCGGCGGCCATCTCGACGGCCTTTTTTCCGTCGGTGGTCCAGTCCGCCTGGATGCCCCGGAAAAAAAGGCGTTCCGCCAGGGCCGAGACCAGCTCGCCTTCGTCGTCAACAAGTAAAACCCTCATGGCTTGGCCTTCGGTCATCATGTTTTGCTCACTGGATTCGTTTTTATCGGAAGAGTTATCGTGAACGTGGTGCCAAGGCCGACCTGGCTTTCCACCTCTATGTTGCCCCCCAGCTTTTTTACTATGCCGTAGGTTATGGAAAGCCCAAGCCCGGTTCCCTTGCGGCCCTTGGTTGAAAAGAAGGGCTCGAAGATGCGCTTTATGTTTTCTCGGCTTATGCCGCAACCGTCGTCGCTGATTTTTATGGCCACGAGGTTTTCGCCGGTGCGCGAAATGGATATGCCGATGTTCCCACCTTCCTCCACGGCGGCGAAGGCGTTGTTGATTATGTTGAGAAAGACCTGCTGGAGCTGGCCCCGGTCGCTCTCGATGGCCGGAAGGTCCTCCTCGGCCACGAGATTTGTCTTGATGTTCCGGTACTGGGACTCCTTGTCCAGAAAGCCCAAAACCTCTTTCACCAGAGGCTCCAGGTAGAGGGTTTCGGTTTTTACGTCGATGTGCCGGGCAAAACCCAGAAGCCTGTGGGTTATCACCGAACAGCGCTCCACCGATGCCATCACCGAATCGGCAATTTCGGTCACCTTGGCCCGGTGGGGAAAGTCCGGGGACACCATCATCATGTCCTTTAAAAGTCCGGTTTTTTCGCCGATTATGGCCAGGGGGTTGTTGATCTCGTGGGCGACCCCGGCTGCGAGGCGGCCAAGGCTTGCCAGCTTGTTGGTGTATTCGGCCTTGTGGAGAAGCACCTCCCGGCGCTTGTCCGCCTCGTAAATGCGGGCCACCATCTTGGTGAAAACCGCGAGTACCACGCAAAGTATTCCCAGAACGGACAGGATGAAGAAAATCACCAGTTTCTTGCGAAGAGACACCCATCCCGAAAAAAAGTCGGGCGTGGTTTTTGCCAGCACGAAGACAAAGGGCGAATCCACCACCGCGTGATAGCCGATGGTGAGACGCCTGCCCGTTCCATCCTTTGTCCTTACCGTTTCGGGCTTTTCCGAGGGCGGCGGGAGAGCCAGCGGGTACGTTCCCAATATTGGGCCGTAAAGCCTTGACGGCGTCTGGAGCCTGCCCGCAAGGCTCACTATGAATGCGTCGGAACTGTCCTTTTCCGTGGCCGAGCGGGCCAGCTCGTTGAACACGTCGGTATCGATGGTGGCCCGCAAAATGAAAAAGTCGCCGTTTGGCTTCTCATGGCGCACCGCTATGATGAAATGCGGATAATTGCGGTATCCCTTGAAGACCTCGCTTACATATTCGCCGCGAATGACGGTTTCCTTGAACCATTCCTGGTTCTTGTAATTTTTTCCGGTAAGGTTGTACGGCCCTACGTAAACGTGCTGGCTGCCGTCGGAATCGATGAGCCCGATATCGATGAAGCCTCCGAAGGCCCTTTTAAGATTGACCAGTATGTTCCCAAGCATCGGGCGGGAGGCCATTTCTTCGGCGCTATGCTCGGAAACCACGAACCTTAGGGCGCTTTTTCTTTCGGAGATGAAAAAGGAGACGCTGCGGGCGGAATTTCCGGTCAGCCTTTCCAGGGGAGCCACCATTTCGGAGGCCAGGGCGCGGTGGTACTCGTAGAGATTGATTATGGCCATGATGGCCAGGGGCACGATGGAGACTCCCACCGTCATCACCACCGTGATCAGCCACATGCGGCGGTAGTTGCGTATCGGGCGAGGGCCGTCGGACTCCTTTTCGGGCCTTTTCCAGAAATCGGGAACAAGACGGTTCATTATGCCCATGACGGTCTTTCGCAAGCCAGGTGGGAAAGACACCGGCAAATGCGGCGTTCGTTTTTCCCGGGGCCTGTTCAGCCCCTCTTTTCACGCGCCTTCTCGTTGGCAAGGCGCATGGTTTCGGCAAGCACATCGATATTGACCGGTTTTTCCAGGTAGGCGAAGGCCCCCAGCTCCCGGCACACTGCCTCGTCCCTGGCCGAACCATGACCGGTCAGGATTATCACCTCCACCCTGGGATGGTCCTGCTTCACCCGCCGCAGAACCTCTATGCCGTTCATGCCCGGAAGGTTTAAGTCCAGTAGCATCACCTCCGGCTCGTCGTCGCAGACGAAGCTGATGGCGTCTTCTCCATTATACACCACGGCGCTTCCCACGTCCCGCATGGAAAGCCTGTCCGAAAGGGTTTCCACGAACTGGCGCTCGTCGTCCACCAGAAGCACCCGGCTTGGCAGGGAAAAATCAGCCTTGCGATAGATGTCTGGCTTGTGGAATTCCGGCCCCACCTTCACCGTAACCGATTTGACGCCCGAAAGCCCGGTAACAGTGGTTTTTATTTCCTCTTCCAGCCTGGAAAGCATCAGCACATGCTGGTTTATGGTTACGGTGACGGCCCCGTTCTCCGCCGTGACCGCAACGTCGTGGCCTTCGGCTGCAAGAGCCGCCGCAACGTGCGCCGAAAGCGCGAAATCGGCGGCCTTGGCCATCGACTGGCTGGTTGCCAGCACCACGTCCTTGCGGGCGTTGGCTATGATCATGTCCGCCGCTTCTTTGGGCGAATGCCTGTCCATTGAAAGGGTGATGTCGTAGAGGCTGGCGGCGAAAGGGTCGCTGAGGCCCAGGTGACCGGCGAGGCTTAAGAGCCTTTCGTCGTCGCGCTTGATTTCCTTCTGGGCCGTGGCTTCGTCAAGGCCCTCGTTTTTGGCCTGGGCCAGCCTGAAGTCGTGGGAAGCGGAAATGCATACCGAAAGCACGTGGGGAACGGCCCGTGGAAAAAGCAGGGCCGCGTTTCCCGTAACCACCAGCCGGTCCTTTTGAACGAGTTCGGACACGGCGACGGCGGCGCGGCTTATATTGATCTCCCTTTCCCTGGTGAACCGGTTGAAGGCCGAAACCTTGCCGGACAGGGTTTTGAGAATTTTTTCAGGCGGTACGTTGAAGCGCCTGGCCGCCAGCGCCGCCACTTCGGTATCGCCCGCAAGGTCGCAGCCAAGGCCATTGGCGATGATTCCGGCCAATTCCGATACCTTGCAGTGGGAGGGTGCGAAAACGGAAATTATTGCCATTTGGAAAGTCCTTGTCTCGCGGGCGTAGGGTTTCCCGGCTCGTTATCAGTCTATTTCTTCCCGCTCTTGGTCTTGGCCGTGGCCGCTTCCATCACGGAGGTCAGTTTCTCGATGTCAACGGGCTTTTCGAGATAGGCGAAGGCTCCCATTTCCATGACCCGTTTTTCATCCTGGGCCGAGCCCTGGCCGGTCAGAACTATGACCTCAACTTCGGGATGCCTTGTCTTTACTTCCTGCAAGACTGCGAATCCGTCAACTTCCGGCATCCGAAGATCCAGAATCATCACCTCCGGGGTTTCCATGGCGACCCTGGAAAGGGCCGATCTGCCGCTTGTGGCTACATGTGTCCCATAGTCGCGCATGGCGAGCCTTTGGGACAGGTTCTCCACAAAATCGGCCTCGTCATCCACAAGAAGGATTCTGGAGAGCTTTTTCCAGTCCTCGGCCTTGAGGCCCCCGCCCGCCGCAGAGGCCAGGAGGCACACCGTGGTTAAGGGGCAGTCGGTTTCGTCGGAATCCTTGTGCGCGTCGCCCCAGATGGCCTCTATGGCCATTGCCTGGAGGGGATAAATGCTGTCCTCGCCTATGGTCTCGTAAAGGTGGGTGCGGCGCATGACGGCAAGGACGTTTTCCTTCACCCCGGAAAAGCAGATTTTCACCCCGGCGCTTCTCACCCTGAGAACCAGGAGGGACAGGGCCTCCTCGCCCGATGCGTCCATGTCGTTTATGCCGTTGGCGACTATTAAGATGTGTTTCAGCCTTGGCATGGAGCGCATCCGGGCGGTTACCTGGTCTTCCAGGAAACTTGCGTTGGCGAAAAAGAGCGGCCCGTCGAAACGGATCACCGCTATGTGCTCGCAGTCCTTGAGTCCGAAGCACTTGGAGTCCCGCAAAGAGCGGTCCGGGTGCATGGCGAGCGTGGCCACGGTGGGCCTCATGCTTTTGTAAAGGAAGACGCCCAGGGAAAGCGCCACGCCCACGAAGATGCCC from Deltaproteobacteria bacterium includes:
- a CDS encoding response regulator, producing MAIISVFAPSHCKVSELAGIIANGLGCDLAGDTEVAALAARRFNVPPEKILKTLSGKVSAFNRFTREREINISRAAVAVSELVQKDRLVVTGNAALLFPRAVPHVLSVCISASHDFRLAQAKNEGLDEATAQKEIKRDDERLLSLAGHLGLSDPFAASLYDITLSMDRHSPKEAADMIIANARKDVVLATSQSMAKAADFALSAHVAAALAAEGHDVAVTAENGAVTVTINQHVLMLSRLEEEIKTTVTGLSGVKSVTVKVGPEFHKPDIYRKADFSLPSRVLLVDDERQFVETLSDRLSMRDVGSAVVYNGEDAISFVCDDEPEVMLLDLNLPGMNGIEVLRRVKQDHPRVEVIILTGHGSARDEAVCRELGAFAYLEKPVNIDVLAETMRLANEKAREKRG